A single region of the Silene latifolia isolate original U9 population chromosome 8, ASM4854445v1, whole genome shotgun sequence genome encodes:
- the LOC141594975 gene encoding secreted RxLR effector protein 161-like, which produces MKNVPYASAVGSIMYAQVCTRPDIAYAVGVLGRYQSNPGTDHWKAAEKVFRYLQGTKDYMLMYRRTDSLEVVGYSNSDFAGCIDSRKSTSGYVFMLADGVVSWRSTKQTLTATFTMEAEFVSYFEATSHGVWLKGFISGLRVVDSISRPIRMYCDNSVAVFMAKNNRSGSRSKHIDIKYLAIKERVQEKKMIIEHISTELMIVDPLTKGMPPKGFKGHVVNMGLGSIM; this is translated from the coding sequence ATGAAAAATGTTCCATATGCTTCAGCTGTTGGTAGTATTATGTATGCTCAAGTCTGTACCAGACCTGACATTGCATATGCTGTTGGAGTATTAGGCAGATATCAGAGTAACCCAGGCACTGATCACTGGAAGGCTGCGGAGAAAGTGTTCAGGTACCTTCAGGGTACCAAAGATTACATGCTTATGTATAGACGGACTGATAGTCTTGAAGTGGTGGGGTACTCCAACTCAGACTTTGCTGGCTGCATTGATTCACGAAAATCCACATCaggatatgtgtttatgctagcTGACGGAGTTGTATCCTGGAGGAGTACTAAGCAGACATTGACAGCCACTTTTACTATGGAGGCCGAGTTCGTTTCTTATTTTGAGGCTACCTCACATGGTGTATGGCTGAAAGGTTTCATATCTGGGTTAAGAGTCGTTGACTCTATTAGTCGACCAATTCGAATGTATTGTGATAATTCAGTTGCGGTATTTAtggctaagaataatagaagtggaagtcgaagtaaacacatcgacatTAAGTATTTGGCCATAAAAGAGCGTGTTCAGGAAAAGAAAATGATCATAGAACACATTAGCACTGAATTAATGATTGTTGATCCCTTGACTAAAGGCATGCCACCTAAAGGTTTCAAGGGTCATGTAGTGAATATGGGACTTGGTTCCATAATGTGa